Part of the Chromatiaceae bacterium genome is shown below.
AGCCCTACACCGTCAACGGCCTGAACGAGCGGGGCGCATCGGTCGCCCAGGGATTCGCCTACAGCTCAGGTGACAACGACGACTTTCTCACCGTGGAACAGTTGGTCCGCCTGAACAAGCAGCTGTTGGCATGATCCCGTATTCACGCCAGCAGGTCAGCCAGGCCGATATCGATGCCGTGGTCGAGGTGCTGCGTGGGGACTGGCTGACCCAGGGGCCGGCCGTCGAGCGGTTCGAGCGGGCCCTTGCAGGCTATTGTGGCGTGGCATCGGCGGTCGCGGTTTCGAGCGGCACCGCTGCGCTGCATCTGGCCTGTCGCGCGCTGGGGCTGGGTCCGGGGGACACCTTGTGGACTTCGCCGATCACGTTTGTCGCATCGGCCAACTGCGCCCTGTATTGCGGTGCCGATGTCGATTTCGTCGACGTCGATCCGCGGACCTACAGCCTCTGTCCCGATGCCCTGGCCGCCAAACTCGAGGATGCCGAACGGAAAGGTCGCCTCCCGAAGGTCGTGGTGCCGGTGCACTTCGCCGGGCAGTCGTGCGACATGTCGCGTATCCATGCCTTGTCGGCGCGTTACGGATTTCGCGTGATCGAGGATGCCGCGCATGCGCTTGGCGGGCGCTACCACGACGCCCCCGTCGGTGGCTGCCGGCATGCAGACATCACGGTATTCAGCTTTCACCCGGTGAAGTCGATAACGACCGGCGAGGGTGGTGCCGTACTGACCGGGGATCCCGAACTCTATCGGCGTGTCTGTGCCT
Proteins encoded:
- the pseC gene encoding UDP-4-amino-4,6-dideoxy-N-acetyl-beta-L-altrosamine transaminase, with protein sequence MIPYSRQQVSQADIDAVVEVLRGDWLTQGPAVERFERALAGYCGVASAVAVSSGTAALHLACRALGLGPGDTLWTSPITFVASANCALYCGADVDFVDVDPRTYSLCPDALAAKLEDAERKGRLPKVVVPVHFAGQSCDMSRIHALSARYGFRVIEDAAHALGGRYHDAPVGGCRHADITVFSFHPVKSITTGEGGAVLTGDPELYRRVCALRSHGIERDRKLWSSRDEGGWYYEQTDLGYNYRMTDIQAALGLSQLGKLDDFVMERRHLAARYDRLLTDLPLVPPIRHEPDDSARHLYPVRLHGGADARRRAYDALRRAGIATQVHYIPVHRQPYYRTRGFRKGDFPVAESYYDGALSLPLFPGLTEVQQDHVVATLGAAL